The genomic DNA CCGCCTTCGACCTGACCGCCGTCAACGGCGGCAGCGTCGCGCTCGACGACTTCAAGGGCTCTCCCGCCACGCTCGTGGTCTTCCTGTCGAACCACTGTCCGTACGTCCGCCACATCGAGGCGGCCCTGGGCGCCATGGCCGCGAGTTACGGCGCCAGGTTGTCGGTCGTCGCCATCTGCAGCAACGACAGCGTGAACTACCCCGACGACGACCCCACACACCTGGCCGAGCAGGTCGCCCGGGCGGGCTTCGCCTTCCCGTACCTGCTGGACGAGACGCAGGAGGTGGCCAAGGCCTACCGCGCCGCCTGCACGCCCGACTTCTTCCTGTACGACGCGGAGCTGCGGCTGGTCTACCGGGGCCAGTTCGACGACTCCCGGCCCGGCAACGACCTCCCGGTCACGGGCGCCTCGCTGCGGGCGGCCGTCGACGCCGTGCTGAAGGGGGAGCCGGTCGAGGCGGACCAGCGGCCGTCGATCGGCTGCGGCATCAAGTGGAAGCCCGGCAACGCCCCCGCCTGAGCCCCAGTGCTCGGCGGCCCGCGGAATCACGCCGAGGTCGTCATGGCGCCGGGCAGCGCGAGCAGCAGCTCGTACGGCTCGGCGCCCTGCCAGTCGCGGATGAGGCGGGCACCCTCCGGCCCCGGGTCGAAGCCGTCACCCCCCTGCGGGCCGAAACAGCCCGCCTCTTCGAGCATCCGGATGAGCGCGTCGTCGTCCGTGAGCCCGTCGGCGTAGAGCGCGGCGTCGAGCAGCGCCAGGGCCGTCCGGGCGTTGCGGCCACCGTCGTTGGACTCCACGCGGTCGAGACGGCGCCGGGCTTGGGCGCGGAGATACGCGGCGAGCGATTCGGACCTACTCACGACAACCTTCTTCGATCACGTACTCTGGGCTACGACATCATCACGCATCGTCAGTGCTGATCGTGGGAGGTTGGGCAAGTCCCGCCTGTCGGGCCCCCGGCAACCCGCGCGTAACGGGCATGCGGGATTATCTCTGCCATGAGTGCGTTCGACGACGTTCTGGCCGCTAATGCCGAGTATGCCCAGCAGTTCGCCAACTCCGGCCTCACTGGCCGTGCCGCGCGCGGCCTCGCCGTGGTGACCTGCATGGACTCCCGCATCGACCCCCTCGGGCTGCTCGGGTTGGCGGCGGGCGACGCGAAGATCCTGCGAAACGCCGGTGCCCGGGTGACGGACGACGTCCTGCGCACTCTTGTCCTGGCCGTCTACCTGCTGGGTGTCGAGCGGGTGCTGGTGATGCCGCACACCGACTGCGGCATGGCCAAGGTCACCGACGCCGACGTCCACGACCTCACCCAGCTGCGCGGGGTCGACACCCGCAGCCTCGAGTTCCATACGGTGCCCGACCAGGACGCGGCGCTGCGCCACGACCTGACGCGCATCCGCACGAGCCCGTTCCTGCCGAAGGACCTGCCGGTCGGCGGCGCCATCTACGACGTGCACACCGGCCGGCTGGTGCCGGTGGCGATCTAGGGGACGAGGACGACCTTGCCGGTCGTCGCCCTGCTCTCGAGCGCGGCGTGCGCGGCGGCCGCCTGTGCCAGCGGAAACGTCTGCACGGCCGGCACGAGCCTGCCCTCGGCCGCCGCCGCGAGCGCCCGCACCTCGAACTCCGGCCGCTGCTCCGGCTTGCCCAGCAGGTGCAGCAGGGCGTTGACCGCGGTGATCTCGCGGTCCGCCAGCGTCCCGGCGTCCGGCCAGAAGTCCTGCCGGGAGGCGTTGCCGATGGTCAGGTAGCGGCCGCCACGGCCGAGGAGCTCGAACGCCGCCCTCGCCCTGTCGCCGCCGACGCCGTCGAGCACCGCCGTGAGCGGACGGCCGTCCAGCCACTCGGCGACGGTCTTGTCCCAGGAGGGCTGGTCGTAGTCGACGGCGAGGTCCGCACCGAGCTCGGCGACGGCCGCCACCTTGGCGGGGCCGCCGGCCGCGCCGATCACCGTGGCGCCGAGGTCACGGGCGTACTGCACGAGCAGCCGCCCGATGCCGCCCGCGGCCGAGGTGATCAGGACGACGTCGTCGGGGGTGAGCCCGGCGACGTCGAGGAACCCCATCGTGGTGGAGCCGGTGACGACCATCGCGACGGCCGTCTCGTACCCGAGTCCGTCGGGCAGCGGGTGCAGCGACGCCAGGCCGGCCACGGCGAGCTCGGCGTAGCCGCCGGGCCGGCCGCCCGAGGTCACGACGTCCCGCCCGATCCAGGAGGGGTCCACGTCGGGGCCCACGGCGTCCACCCTGCCCGCCACCTCGCCCCCGAAGATCGACGGCAGCTCGGGCAGCGGCGGCAGCGAGTCGCCGGCGAGGCCCGTCCGCATCATGGTCTCCACCAGGTGCACGCCCGCCGCCCTGACGGCGATGCGCACCTCTCCCGGGCCTGGCACGGGGTCGGGGACGCTCTCGTAGCGAAGGTTCTCGGCGGGGCCGAAGGCGTGCAGGACGACGGCG from Nonomuraea muscovyensis includes the following:
- a CDS encoding thioredoxin family protein, producing MAANSFMVPLGTAAPAFDLTAVNGGSVALDDFKGSPATLVVFLSNHCPYVRHIEAALGAMAASYGARLSVVAICSNDSVNYPDDDPTHLAEQVARAGFAFPYLLDETQEVAKAYRAACTPDFFLYDAELRLVYRGQFDDSRPGNDLPVTGASLRAAVDAVLKGEPVEADQRPSIGCGIKWKPGNAPA
- a CDS encoding beta-class carbonic anhydrase; its protein translation is MSAFDDVLAANAEYAQQFANSGLTGRAARGLAVVTCMDSRIDPLGLLGLAAGDAKILRNAGARVTDDVLRTLVLAVYLLGVERVLVMPHTDCGMAKVTDADVHDLTQLRGVDTRSLEFHTVPDQDAALRHDLTRIRTSPFLPKDLPVGGAIYDVHTGRLVPVAI
- a CDS encoding zinc-binding dehydrogenase yields the protein MHAVVLHAFGPAENLRYESVPDPVPGPGEVRIAVRAAGVHLVETMMRTGLAGDSLPPLPELPSIFGGEVAGRVDAVGPDVDPSWIGRDVVTSGGRPGGYAELAVAGLASLHPLPDGLGYETAVAMVVTGSTTMGFLDVAGLTPDDVVLITSAAGGIGRLLVQYARDLGATVIGAAGGPAKVAAVAELGADLAVDYDQPSWDKTVAEWLDGRPLTAVLDGVGGDRARAAFELLGRGGRYLTIGNASRQDFWPDAGTLADREITAVNALLHLLGKPEQRPEFEVRALAAAAEGRLVPAVQTFPLAQAAAAHAALESRATTGKVVLVP